The following are encoded in a window of bacterium genomic DNA:
- a CDS encoding roadblock/LC7 domain-containing protein: MDDEGIGGLPRPDAVKGILAAMQQDNPEIAGCALLSDDGLMIECLLPDSLEEGFIQGMAAMLASVGERTSNEMGLGPMEQIIVRGRDGFAVMVGAAEKTYLLVITSSTAKLGLALLDATRAAAEIRKKM, encoded by the coding sequence ATGGACGACGAAGGGATCGGCGGGCTCCCCCGCCCGGATGCCGTCAAGGGCATTTTGGCCGCCATGCAGCAGGACAACCCGGAGATCGCCGGGTGCGCCCTGCTCTCGGACGACGGGCTGATGATCGAGTGCCTTCTGCCCGACTCGCTCGAGGAGGGGTTCATCCAAGGGATGGCGGCGATGCTCGCCAGCGTCGGCGAAAGAACGTCGAACGAGATGGGCCTCGGGCCGATGGAGCAGATCATCGTGCGCGGCCGGGACGGGTTCGCCGTGATGGTCGGCGCGGCCGAAAAGACCTATCTCTTGGTCATCACGTCGTCGACGGCGAAACTGGGCTTGGCTCTCCTCGACGCGACCCGGGCCGCGGCCGAGATTAGAAAGAAGATGTAG
- a CDS encoding CpsD/CapB family tyrosine-protein kinase has protein sequence MRENVTTGAKSPSSAVPPDRAGAPYELVRAPEVLLGAPLADPNAESFQRLASLLVAESGGSSRVVVVTSALPGEGKSFVALNLALALGARNGERVLLVDADLRRAEPTAWLSPPPSRGLADVLQIRMHLDGAIVSLRESPLRIMPRGRAARDAAALMDSEECRGLFVRLRERFDWIVVDTPPVTPFGDATALGRLSDGVLVVARAGVTPVELYSETLALLEGTRVLGVVLNDLAPNIVDGRSHYHYYYSRYYQRKKEQAGAERNG, from the coding sequence TTGAGAGAGAACGTCACGACGGGCGCGAAGTCGCCCTCCTCCGCCGTCCCGCCGGATCGCGCCGGCGCGCCCTACGAACTCGTCCGCGCGCCGGAGGTCCTGCTCGGCGCGCCGCTCGCCGACCCCAACGCGGAGAGCTTCCAGCGCCTCGCCTCGCTCCTCGTCGCGGAGAGCGGCGGGTCCTCCCGCGTCGTCGTGGTCACGAGCGCGCTGCCGGGAGAGGGGAAGTCGTTCGTCGCGCTCAACCTCGCGCTGGCGCTCGGCGCCCGCAACGGCGAGCGCGTGCTGCTCGTGGACGCGGACCTGCGGCGGGCCGAGCCGACGGCGTGGCTCTCGCCGCCGCCGTCGCGCGGCCTCGCCGACGTCCTGCAGATCCGCATGCACCTCGACGGCGCGATCGTCTCCCTGCGCGAGAGCCCGCTGCGGATCATGCCGCGCGGCCGCGCGGCGCGGGACGCGGCGGCGCTGATGGACTCCGAGGAATGCCGCGGGCTCTTCGTCCGCCTGCGGGAGCGGTTCGACTGGATCGTCGTGGACACGCCGCCGGTGACGCCGTTCGGCGACGCGACCGCCCTCGGCCGCCTGTCCGACGGCGTGCTGGTCGTCGCCAGGGCCGGCGTGACGCCGGTGGAGCTGTACTCCGAGACGCTGGCGCTGCTGGAGGGGACGCGCGTTCTCGGCGTCGTCCTGAACGACCTCGCGCCGAACATCGTGGACGGCCGCTCGCACTACCACTACTACTACTCCCGCTACTACCAGCGGAAGAAGGAACAAGCCGGCGCGGAACGGAACGGTTGA
- a CDS encoding ATP-grasp domain-containing protein, with product MDADGAVSDPLAGTCVVVPDATTRASLTAIRSLGRRGCAIVAGAPRGGGVGWASRFAAKRFLHPSPEDEPREFAAAVGRAAAEHGAAAVLPAADVPTAALRQHGDALPRGTKLVAPPAEALDLAHDKVRLMALAAELGVPVPDGFEGGPGLEDDPRLERLGFPLVLKPARSRYLADGRWRGASVAIVRDRGELRAALRRDGAFAERPFLAQRLVPGEGCGVFLLARDGEVSCAFAHRRLREKPPWGGVSTLCEAAPPDPALLEHARRLLAALRWSGVAMVEFKRDPTDGRAWLMEINGRFWGSMQLAVAAGIDFPRLWLEQELLGAAAAPPAPIWNVRLWWLLGDLDHFLIRLRRGGAAALPAALRDLRRTRQGRALDFDTLRRDDPRPFLHECRRWLFGAARRRR from the coding sequence TTGGACGCCGACGGCGCGGTGAGCGATCCCCTCGCCGGAACCTGCGTCGTCGTGCCCGACGCGACGACGAGGGCGTCGCTGACGGCGATCCGCTCGTTGGGGCGTCGCGGCTGCGCGATCGTCGCCGGCGCGCCGCGGGGCGGGGGAGTCGGCTGGGCGTCGCGCTTCGCCGCGAAGCGCTTCCTGCATCCGTCGCCGGAGGACGAGCCGCGCGAGTTCGCCGCGGCGGTCGGCCGCGCCGCGGCGGAGCACGGCGCCGCGGCGGTCCTGCCCGCGGCCGACGTGCCGACCGCCGCGCTCAGGCAGCACGGCGACGCGCTGCCGCGGGGGACGAAGCTCGTCGCGCCGCCGGCCGAGGCGCTCGATCTCGCCCACGACAAGGTCCGGCTGATGGCGCTCGCCGCGGAACTCGGCGTGCCGGTCCCCGATGGCTTCGAAGGCGGACCCGGCCTCGAGGACGATCCGCGGCTCGAGCGGCTCGGCTTCCCGTTGGTCCTCAAGCCGGCGCGCTCGCGCTATCTCGCCGACGGGCGTTGGCGCGGCGCGTCCGTGGCGATCGTGCGGGACCGCGGAGAGCTGCGCGCGGCGCTGCGCCGCGACGGCGCCTTCGCGGAACGGCCGTTTCTGGCGCAGCGGCTCGTGCCGGGCGAGGGATGCGGCGTCTTCCTGCTCGCCCGCGACGGCGAGGTCTCGTGCGCCTTCGCCCATCGGCGGCTGCGCGAGAAGCCGCCCTGGGGAGGCGTGAGCACGCTCTGCGAGGCGGCGCCGCCCGACCCGGCGCTGCTCGAGCACGCGCGACGGCTGCTGGCGGCGCTGCGCTGGAGCGGCGTCGCGATGGTCGAGTTCAAGCGCGACCCGACCGACGGGCGGGCGTGGCTGATGGAGATCAACGGCCGCTTCTGGGGCTCGATGCAGCTCGCCGTCGCCGCGGGGATCGACTTCCCGCGGCTGTGGCTGGAGCAGGAACTGCTCGGCGCGGCGGCGGCGCCGCCGGCGCCGATTTGGAACGTGCGCCTCTGGTGGCTGCTCGGCGACCTCGATCACTTCCTCATCCGCCTTCGCCGCGGCGGCGCCGCGGCGCTGCCGGCGGCGCTGCGGGACCTGCGCCGCACGCGCCAGGGACGCGCGCTCGACTTCGACACGCTCCGCCGCGACGATCCGCGTCCGTTTCTCCACGAATGCCGCCGCTGGCTGTTCGGCGCGGCGCGTCGCCGCCGATGA
- a CDS encoding protein tyrosine phosphatase yields the protein MNGPQDHPSLRGGALASFEAALRRRLRRWECALRDRVAPPRPPRFAAPPERLVFVCFGNICRSAYAAARCAEMLPECSVASAGLHATAGAAPPGAAVVAARERGLDLSAHRATPLGALSDSPGTIYFVMEPWQRRAVRRRRGDARRRIHLLGALASPPVAAIADPYGGPPERFAAAFALIDDATRRLVEAVRAARGRSAR from the coding sequence ATGAACGGGCCGCAGGACCATCCGAGCCTGCGCGGCGGGGCGCTCGCCTCGTTCGAGGCCGCGCTGCGGCGGCGTCTCCGGCGTTGGGAGTGCGCGCTGCGGGACCGCGTCGCGCCGCCGCGGCCGCCCCGGTTCGCCGCCCCGCCGGAGCGGCTGGTCTTCGTCTGCTTCGGCAACATCTGCCGCAGCGCCTACGCCGCCGCGCGCTGCGCGGAAATGCTTCCCGAGTGCTCCGTGGCTTCGGCGGGGCTGCACGCGACGGCCGGCGCGGCGCCGCCCGGCGCCGCGGTCGTCGCCGCGCGGGAGCGCGGCCTCGACCTGTCGGCCCACCGCGCGACGCCGCTCGGCGCGCTCTCCGACAGCCCCGGCACGATCTACTTCGTGATGGAGCCGTGGCAGCGTCGCGCGGTCCGCCGGCGTCGCGGCGACGCGCGGCGGCGGATTCACCTGCTCGGCGCGCTGGCGTCGCCGCCGGTCGCCGCGATCGCCGACCCCTACGGCGGTCCGCCGGAGCGGTTCGCCGCGGCGTTCGCCCTGATCGACGACGCGACGCGGCGTCTCGTCGAGGCGGTGCGCGCGGCGCGCGGACGGAGCGCGCGATGA
- a CDS encoding glycosyltransferase, giving the protein MPAIVFCLAALLVAYAYVGYPAVLGALGALRRRRPPSGRVEPRVSVIVAVHDGAARLRAKLDNTLAQDYPPERLEIIVADDASADDGPALVEREYAARGVRLVRLAARGGKEAAQKAALAEATGEVIVFTDVGTRLDANGVAAIVRPFADPRIGCVSSIDRFVTRDGRPAGEGLYVRYEMFLRRLETNAGSLVGMSGSFFAVRREVCNDFSDRLPSDFRSVIAASRLGLRAVQGEGAFGYYEDVARPGAELQRKVRTVLRGLTAFFAEFPRVNPFRAPLFWWQLVSHKLCRWLVPFALLAALGASAASAPGSPTFAALFALQAALYAYSAAATFFPRLLGFRPARAAHYFVLVNLSILVAWLRWARREKLVAWTPTAR; this is encoded by the coding sequence ATGCCGGCGATCGTCTTCTGCCTCGCCGCCCTGCTCGTCGCCTACGCCTACGTCGGCTACCCCGCCGTCTTGGGCGCGCTGGGGGCGCTGCGCCGCCGCCGGCCGCCGTCGGGCCGCGTCGAACCGCGCGTCTCCGTGATCGTCGCCGTCCACGACGGCGCGGCGCGGCTGCGCGCCAAGCTCGACAACACGCTCGCGCAGGACTATCCGCCGGAGCGGCTGGAGATCATCGTCGCCGACGACGCCTCCGCCGACGACGGACCGGCGCTGGTCGAGCGCGAGTACGCGGCGCGGGGCGTGCGCCTCGTCCGGCTCGCCGCGCGCGGCGGCAAGGAGGCGGCGCAGAAGGCGGCGTTGGCGGAAGCGACGGGGGAGGTGATCGTCTTCACCGACGTCGGCACGCGGCTCGACGCAAACGGCGTCGCCGCGATCGTCCGCCCGTTCGCCGACCCGCGGATCGGCTGCGTGAGCTCGATCGACCGCTTCGTGACGCGCGACGGACGTCCCGCGGGCGAGGGACTCTACGTGCGGTACGAGATGTTCCTGCGGCGCCTCGAGACGAACGCCGGCTCGCTCGTCGGCATGAGCGGCTCGTTCTTCGCCGTGCGGCGCGAAGTGTGCAACGACTTCTCCGACCGTCTCCCCAGCGACTTCCGTTCGGTCATCGCGGCCTCGCGCCTCGGACTGCGCGCGGTGCAGGGCGAGGGGGCGTTCGGCTACTACGAGGACGTCGCCCGCCCCGGCGCGGAACTGCAGCGCAAGGTACGCACGGTGCTGCGCGGACTCACCGCGTTCTTCGCCGAGTTCCCGCGCGTCAACCCGTTCCGCGCGCCGCTGTTCTGGTGGCAGCTCGTCTCGCACAAGCTCTGCCGTTGGCTCGTTCCGTTCGCCCTCCTCGCGGCGCTGGGCGCGAGCGCCGCGTCGGCGCCGGGCTCGCCGACGTTCGCCGCGCTCTTCGCGCTGCAGGCCGCGCTCTACGCCTACAGCGCGGCGGCGACCTTCTTTCCGCGGCTGCTGGGCTTCCGGCCGGCGCGCGCCGCGCACTACTTCGTCCTCGTCAACCTGTCGATCCTCGTCGCGTGGCTCCGCTGGGCGCGCCGCGAGAAGCTGGTCGCTTGGACGCCGACGGCGCGGTGA